AAAGTATCGCTGGAAGACGTCAGTGACTTACCGCTCTTCTGGTTTGCAAGAAGCGCCAACCCGTCATTCTATGACAAATGTGAAAGCTATTTTGATTTGCTTAACTTCCCCCTTAAAAAGGTTAAAGAGCCGGATGACTCACTCGTCATGCTCACCCACATAGCGCGGGGAAAGGGATTTGCCCTGATGCCTCAGTCAAAATGTACGTTTAATCTGGAGGGGCTGTGCTACCGCGAGCTGGCAGACCGGGAATCTCAGAAGCTAAATATAGATATCTACGCCGCAACCCGCCTCAATGAAAAGCGGGAGGCCGTCCTGAATGCTCAGGAAGTGTTATGTAATAACGGTTTTTCTTATTGAAGAATGTGTTGCTGCATGCCCCTTTTCAAAGACAGCCTCCGCCCTCTTGGCTGAGATTTTTCAAGTGCTTACTGCCACCACCACCTGTCAGAGGGCCGGCTCCGGTTAGAGGCCCCCATTATCTACATAGCGACTGTATTTTTCGTTTGTCTTTTTTCATTTTAGCTGGTTAGCTTTGAGGATTAATGCCTGATTCATGCTGCTCCACGCCCTTACTCTCTTTTCTGCTTTCTGTTTTTGTTGTATTTAGCACATATCGTGCTTGTTAAATCTGAGAGATCCGGAAAAAGGTAGAGTCGGAAATACGCCTCCGACTGACGGAACACGACTGGTGGTGACATTTTTGAATTGATTGCTTTAATCTTCCGGTTAAACCATAACTTTCTGGGCTGGCAGTTTATTTATGAGAATACAGGTTAGGGAGTTTGCGTCGGATAAGAACCCCCTGCGCTATCTGGTCAGCGTTGATAAGCCGGGAGGACTACAGAGTGAGTACGTTGTCGAATTCAAGGGAGGAGCTGTTCTTGTCCCCTATCTGGACAGTTACTACACCGAGGCAGAACTGAGCGAGAACACCTTGATGGTGGATTTTTTTGATATTCAGGCTCTCTATTCAATCAGTGGCCTTCAGAAATTTGAACGGTACACCGATATGCATTACGACGAGGAAGAGCTTGAAAGACTTTTTGTTGAGGGCATCGCTGTAGCCATTTTAGATCTAGCTAGCTAGAGCAACCATCGTGTTCGCCGCTCCCTATAAGGAGACGCTGGCGCGCTACTACCATCGACTGTTGAAGAAATATGCGGCTAATGTAAACTATACATATAGAGAAGACATTCGAGAGGAGGTAAATTTTATGTACTCGAAACCGACAAACGGTAAAGTTACGCGTCTTACTCCGCGTCTGCTTACCTCTCAGGAAATGTCACGCAATCAGTCAATTCATGAGGCTCTGAGGGCAGAGCTCGTTACCGAACTGAAGCAGACAGGTACGCTTGGTCGCAAGGGACGTATAGTCACGACTTCTGAGTCAAGACTGAAAGCACGATTAGTCCGTTCCTAAGCAGTCCAGCATATTAACCACTGAGACCAGTATTAAGCTGGTCTCAGTCTAAAAAAGTCCTGCGCTGCCCCAGTCAACGTATATCTTTCCCGGTACATTCTTAAATTACTGAGAATGGCCTGAGGCGCTCATCTTTTCAGGGACTTGCTGTCTAAGCTGCGAAACAGAAACCAGGAAGGGTGGCGGGTGATTTCCCTGTGATTACGGTACGCCCCCTGGGTTGCCTGGAGAAGACTGATCGCACCGGTGGCCAGTGTGGAAACTGCCGGGGCTCCCGTGTACCCCAGAACGGCAGGTAAGGTGAGCAGGGCTGTATCCAGCATGCTCTGCCGTTTCCAGGCGCTCAGTTTCTGTCGCAGATCCTCCAGTCCCTCATCGGCAATACGCTCCCGGAAACGCAGCTGCAGCAGGCGGATTGCATCGGCACCGGACGCCTGCTCCATTTCCAGAGCCGCGTCGCGCAACGAGCGTCTGAACGCAGTCACACTCGGCTCGTAATCTGTGCGGATCCGGAAGATGTCCCCGAGCGACAGGTTCTGCAGAAACGGAATGTCAACCTCCAGCATCCGGCGAGAGAGTCGCCCCGGCGCATCAAGCTTCGCCAGTATTTTTCCCTGAAGCGGACATCGTGTGACCAGTGATGCGCCAGTCTGTGCTGACTGGCTGAGATCGGTCAGAAGGCCACGGTAATGAAAATAGATGCTCCGGTTCATGGCCCCGCGCACCCATCTGTCATACCCTTTACGGCTTTCGTGTTTCCCGCCGGTGATCCTTACTGTGAACGTTCCGTCTTCATTTACCTGGATCGGCTGTAGCTCCTGGTAAATATAGGCATTTGTGAATGGACTGAGGCAGTCCCGCAGTTCCAGCATAATTTCACCCGGCAGGGTTTTACCTGATACAAAACGATAATGCCCTTCGTCGCTGACCCGCCTTATGCCCCGTACGGTGAGACTGCGCTCGTAGAGCTGAACCACTGCCGGAGGCATCACACCGTTAAGGAAATGCCGATCGGGATTATCCTGCAGGAGCTGCATCCTGCGCTGCTGATCCTGCCTTGCTGATTCACAGGGCGTGAAGGCAATAAACCCGGCCCGGATCAGCAGAAAATTATCCTTAGCAAAACGGATGAACTGTGCCACGCCGGTCTTGATATCTGCCAGTCTGTCGGTATCACGCTTCTGTACCAGAAGGTCAGTGGCGGAGGCCATCTCCACGCTGTCCAGCCGTAACGCCGCCTCTTCCAAGGCATCGGTCAGTATAATGCGTTCGGCAGACAGTAATCCCGGGCGGTACAGTGCCAACTGATCGTGGCGGGCGATCCACAGGCTGAGTGGCGACGCTTCCGGGGCATGCCACTCACCCCGAAGCACTTTAACCGCCTGAAGATAATTCTCCAGGGCACCCCGTAGCGCATCCTCATTCAGCGCAGCATAATCGGCTGACAGAAGCCTTTCATCCCAGAGAATGCTTTCCGTCAGGGCTGGCAGGTTATTGTACATATGTGTCTCCTCACAGATCCCCGTACAGGGCGCGAAGCTCTGCCAATACCGGTGCCGTGTCAGGCGTGGCCACCACCGTCAATAGAGCCGCCTCCAGCTGCAGGTATTCGTCCAGCGTCATGGCGATGTGGGTTCCGTCCAGACCCAGTATCACACTTTCCCCTTCGCCACGGGGGATATACAGCGACACCAGGCTGTCCCGGGCGTTCCACTCGTGCGTGGCTCCCAGCCACGCACGGGCCTGCATATAGCGAACCAGCGCACTGAACACGTCCCAGCCCAGAGCGAGTGACACCCGGCCGGCGCTCACGAACAGGCTGAATGCCGGTGCCTGCCACGCGGTACCTGGCAGTTGCGGATAGCGGTTGCCCCGGACCTGCAGATGCAGACAGATGTCCGACACCGTTGCCGTCCGGCTGAGATCATCCGTCACCAATCCGGTTGCTGCCGCCCACCCTTGCATCGTGTTCTGGTCCAGGTTCTGCGCCCGAATGACCAGCGGGAAGATGAGTTTCAGTCGTGCCGGCGTGCAGATCCGCGACAGCACTTCATCCGGAAAGGCCGCGAGGTTCAGCGCGCCGGAAGAGAGGGGGCGCAGCAGGAATTCAGCCCAGCCCGAGTCCACGTTATGCGGCATGGCCGCCATGAACCTTTCCGTCTCTTCCCGGTAGTTCTGCCCGGTGAGATCAAAGGCCCGGTTGATGTAGGGCGTGTCCACGGCAATTCCGTTTTCCGAGGCGTGAACCAGCGCCCCGAAGGTGATGTTCAGCAGCGCCTCCATGACCGGCCAGCTCATGAACGCACTGCCGGTCTGGCAGGCGGCATGTGCCCGGGTAAACAGCCAGCGCAGCTCTGCGGTTTTCAGGGACTGACGCCCGAAGGTTTCTCCCCGGATCACCTTCCGGTAGAGTGACTCCAGTGTTCCACCGGGATCGGCCTGCAGGGCAAAATAGGCGTCATCGGGTGAGGTGGTCCTGAGCGCGCCATCGAGGAGTTTTTCGGTCAGGGCGTTTACCGAGGTGTCTTCCGCAGAGGCGCGGGACTTGAGACCCTCAATCAGTTTTTTCGGGAACCGTAATGTCAGCTGGCTAAGCATGATGCTGTTTTCTCGCAGATGGTAATTATTATGAATAAGAATGCATCAATAAAAATAATTTTGCACTCAAATATTATAATGACATGATGTCATTATTAAGTGACGAATGTGCCGTTTCCCTTTTCTCCGCACTGAAGATCCGAAAACTCCCGGTTCCGGATCTTCTTCAGATGCACCGGCGCGCAGCGGCGCAGAAACACAATATGTGCCACGCTGTCAGATGTATATTCTTCAACATGTTGTGTTTATCCCTCGCTCCGTGACCGCACGCCCACCACCGGAAAAGGGCGCTTTGCTTATTCCGTGTGCGTGGTACACTTCCGGAAACTGTGAAATAACAGAAAAACCGGATCAATCCGTGACCGGCTTCCGGTAATTTAATTCTGTGGCTATACCCATGCTTATTATCAGGTGGGTGATTATCACTAAGTGCGATAATGCGAAAGGAAAGGATGGCGTCAGGGGGCTAATGATTTCAGAGCGGGACTATTTAACTGCACACATTGATATTCTATTGGGAGATAAAGTGGAAGCGGACGAACTAATTGATGTCCTGATTGCAGACGAATATACCCACGCGTGGATTTACTGGGCAGATCTTCCAACAGACGATGATGATACCTGGATGACAGAACGGCTGATTCTGGATGCAGATGGAAACATCATTGCTCGCCAGATTTGTCCGCCATTATGTTATGGCTGGTCTCAAGTAACCTGGTCGCTGAGGCCCCCCTTATTCCCGATACCCAACAACGTCATGGAGCTCGATCTTAATGACAGAGACGAAGCCATCAGTACGGTTTTGTTTTTCGGGAACATATGAAAACGGGTGGCGGGATTTCTCATCAATAAAGGAACAACTATGGCTGACTGGTTTATTGCCACTGAAGGGGTGAAAGTCGTGAAGGACAGCGCCAGCCTGTGGCCACAGATCATCACGGCGGTTTCCTCCGCCGGCGCTGCGCTTATTGGTGTGTGGTACGGGCAGTGGCTGATTACCCGGAGGGAAGCAAAAACAGCAGCAGCCAAAAAAGACAGTGAACGTCTGTTTATTACCACCGAACTGGTTTTTATCCTCGAAGAATTTGCTGAGGGCTGTGCCCGCGCGGCAACCGACACCGGACATGCTGATAACGAGGGCATATTGAGAGTCTCAGCAGAGCGCCCTGACATTGATTTGACGCAGGTTGCCGGCGACTGGCGTGTCCTTCCCGCTGCATTGATGTACCGTATCCGTGAACTTCCGATTCTCGTGAATGAAGCGGATAAATATGTTGCCAGTGTCTGGGAGCATGACTGGCCACCGGATTATTCACGCACGTTCGAAGAGAGGCAGTACCGGTATGCCCGGGCAGGACTGAAAGCTCTCTTCTCTGCAATACGTCTGCGAAGGCTGGTCGGCCTCCCCGGTACGCGCCTTAATGCCACGCCCTGGTCTGCACAGCCTAAGCTGTGGAATGCCTGGAAGGAGGAGTGCAGACGTCGTTCAGTGACCAGCAGGCCGGCGCCAGAATTGGCCGTCCTTTCAAATATCCAGAGTCAGCCCCCTTCCGGAGAGCAGATATGACATTTACGGCCGTACCCGCGCAACACACACCGGTTTCACTCCCGGTATCCATCGACTATCCGGCTGCGCTGGCGCTGCGCCAGATGGCTCTGGTGCATGATGAGCTGCCGAAATACCTGCTTGCACCGGAGGTGAGCGCCCTGCTCCACTATGTCCCGGATCTGCACCGCAGGATGCTGCTGGCCACACTCTGGAATACCGGCGCCCGCATCAACGAAGCGCTGGCCCTGACGCGGGGGGATTTTTCACTGGCGCCGCCGTACCCGTTCGTGCAGCTGGCCACGCTGAAACAGCGCGCGGAAAAAGCCGCCAGAACGGCCGGCCGTGCGCCGGCCGGCAGTCAGGCGCACCGTCTGGTTCCGCTGTCCGACAGCCAGTACGTCAGCCAGCTGGAGATGATGGTGGCCACCCTGAAAATTCCGCTGGAAAGGAAAAACAGACGCACCGGCAGGACGGAAAAGGCCCGTCTGTGGGAGATCACCGACCGGACGGCACGGACGTGGATCAATGAAGCCGTGGTCGCCGCTGCGGCCGATGGCGTCAGGTTCTCGGTGCCGGTGACGCCGCACACCTTCCGCCACTCCTATGCCATGCACATGCTGTACGCCGGGATTCCGCTCAAGGTACTGCAGAGCCTGATGGGGCATAAAAGTATCAGCTCGACAGAAGTGTACACGAAGGTGTTTGCGCTCGATGTCGCCGCGCGGCACCGGGTACAGTTCCAGATGCCCGGCGCGGAGGCCGTGGCCCTGCTGAAAGGTCACTTATAGTGTCTGTAGTTGGCCGAACATTATTCGATTACATATGGACATAATTACCTGAACGTTCAGGCTGGCGTGGTTTTTAGCTGTAATGACTCTGTTTGAGCTGAAAGTGGTTCAGATTGGTCATGGTATGGCGATATTTGGTCCCATATTTCTGAAAACTGGTTCAAGTGGCATAATAATCAGAAAGTTCACTATGAAGGATAGTTTGAAGCAAAAAGTTGGAATGTGCGGGCGAACATCCTGCTCGCCAGATTTATTTTATGCGGGGTTCTTACCTGGCCCACTCACGCGGAATACAGAAGTGAAAATCAGGAAACTCTTCATAAATAGCGTTCTGTAGCATTCTTACCCGTTCTGACAGTCTGCGTGAATCAGACATATGCCGCCACTCGCCCTCGATCGAATTTTTGTCAGCATCAGGGAAATTCAACGTGATATAGACTTTACCATCACGAAAAATGGCACCATTTGTAAATGTACCTAAACCCTCATTAACTACATTATTTATCTGATTTTCATCAAGTTTCATAATCTTGCATCCTCTCATTTGACTAGACATCTGATCATACCAGTGACCAGTATTTACTGAAACTGAGAATGAAAAAACGATTGTTGGTATCTGACAATTCATCACTACCAGTTGCTGCACGGGGATTAACAGTCCCCGTGTTTATTCAAGTCACCACTTCTTTCTGATGCCATCCACACAGTAGCTGTTTGTGAAATTCCTGCGGTGTATTCAATCACCTCAATAGCCATGTACACAGCTCCATCAACTTATACCGCTACAGCGTGGCAACAAAACTGACCGTAGATGGTTGTTGCTATCGCGCCTCTCTGTATTTTTTACGCACAACTTTGCAATTTTACATTCACTTTGCAATTTTGGTGTTGCTTTGCATTATTTTTCAAGATTTAATGTTTTTATGCAAAGTTAACTATTTGGGGTGAATGATGGGATTGATGGACACGCTTGACCAATGCATTAAGGCCGGACATGAAATGACCAGAGCTATAGCCATAGCTCAGTTCAATGATGATAGTCCGGAAGCGCGAAGGATTACCCGTCGATGGAGAGTAGGAGAAGCGGCAGATTTAATTGGTGTCTCGTCTCAGGCAATAAGAGACGCTGAAAAGGCAGGCCGTCTTCCACATCCGGATATGGAAACAAGAGGACGAGTAGAGCAACGCGCTGGCTATACGATCGAACAAATCAATCATATGCGGGATGTTTTTGGTACCCGCTTACGACGCCCTAAGGATGCTTTACCGCCGGTCGTTGGTGTCGCTGCTCATAAAGGTGGGGTATATAAAACGTCAGTATCTGTGCATCTGGCTCAGGACCTCGCTTTAAAAGGATTGCGGGTACTACTTGTAGAAGGAAACGACCCCCAGGGGACGGCGTCGATGTATCATGGATGGGTACCTGACCTGCATATCCATGCGCAAGACACACTTCTTCCTTTTTATCTGGGTGAAAAAGACGACGCCAGCTATGCGATAAAACCGACTTGCTGGCCTGGACTTGACATTATTCCGTCTTGTCTTGCTCTGCACCGCATTGAAACAGAGTTGATGGGTAAATTCGATGAAGGAAAATTACCAACAGAGCCGCATTTGATGTTGCGTCTGGCTATTGAGACTGTGGCCCATGATTACGATGTCATTATCATCGACAGTGCACCAAATCTCGGTATTGGCACCATCAACGTTGTATGTGCTGCTGATGTTCTGATCGTCCCGACTCCAGCAGAGTTGTTCGATTATACGTCTGCCCTGCAATTTTTTGACATGCTGCGCGATCTGATGAAAAACGTTGATCTTCAGGGTTTTGAACCTGATGTCAGAATTCTGCTTACCAAGTACAGTAACAATAATGGATCACAGTCACCCTGGATGGAAGAGCAGATCCGCGATGCTTGGGGAAGTATGGTTCTCAAAAATGTTGTACGTGAGACCGATGAAGTCGGTAAAGGGCAAATACGCATGAGAACTGTATTTGAGCAAGCGATTGATCAGCGCTCTTCAACAGGAGCATGGAGAAATGCCCTTTCAATATGGGACGCAGTATGTAATGAAATTTTTGACCGTCTCATAAAACCTCGCTGGGAGATTAAGTAATGAAACGGGCTCCAGTCATTCCCAAAACTTCTGTCAAAACGACCGCAAATGTTTCCGAACAGGCTACCACTGGACCCGCAGCACCGATGGTTGACTCGTTAATTACACGGGTCGGTGCTATGACCAGAGGAAATTCTATTAGTCTTCCAGTATGTGGGCGCGATGTTAAATTTATCCTTGAATGTATTTCAGGTGATAAAGTTGCGGAGCTTTCTAAAGTATGGGGCGGCAATGAGCGTGATCAGGAACTTCTTACAGAAGAAGCGCTCGATGATTTAATACCCTCCTTTTTGCTTTCTGGTCAGCAGACACCAGCGTTTGGTCGGAAAGTCTCAGGCCATATTGAAGTTGCCGATGGTAGCCGTCGTAGAATGGCTGCAATCCTGACATCCAGCGACTACCGTGTGCTTGTAGGTGATCTGGATGACGAGCAAATGATGGCACTTTCCCGGCTCGGAAATGACTATCGCCCTACCAGTGCATTTGAGAGAGGCAAACGCTACATATCTCGTCTCGAAAATGAGTTTTCTGGAAATATTTCTGCTCTATCAGATGCAGAAACTATCTCACGTAAGATTATTACTCGTTGCATTAATACAGCAAAATTACCTAAATCCCTGATGTCTATTTTTGCTCATCCAGGTGAACTCTCGGCAAGGGCGGGAGATAGTTTATATAAATCATTTTCTGATAAAGAGCAGTTGTTACAGGAGTCGATTGAAAATTTGCGCGCCAGAAAAAAAATGGGGGCAATCTTCGAATCTGAAGAGATTATTGAGTTCTTAATGTCGGTTTTGAAAGATAAGTCGAATACTCAATCTCCACAGACTTCGCGCCATCAATATGCTCCTGGAGCTACCGCTTTATATAAAGGACAGAAAATTATATTGAATCTCGACAAAGATAAACTCCCCGCTAAGTTGATTCAGAAAATTGAGGAGATTTTAAAAGGGTTGGAAAAGAATGGCGAATAAAGGGTTCCTCTACTGGAACCATGGTCCCATCTGCCACCTGATATCAAAATAAGGAGTGGTGGGACCGTGGTCCCACCTGCTAACCAGATACCAAAATCGTACGTGCTGGGACCGTGGTCCCACCTGTCAACCTGATACCAAAATCGTACGTGCTGGGACCGTGGTCCCACCTGCCAACCTGATACCAAAATCGTATATGCTGGGACCATGGTCCCACAGGCCAACCTGACTACAAATCACATAAGCACAGCAAGTCAGTATACGCGGGCTACAGGAATATCAGTCCAGCGGGTTGTATAGGCCGGCGATAACATATTCCGCTTCATCTGCCACCCCGTGTTCATACCCTGCCCCGCAAACCCGATGTTACCCAGCCCGGACTGGTTGATGCCATCAATTGCTCTCATCAGTTTTGCACTGTCCGGCCGTGGGCGCTCCTCGCTGAACAAACTCAGCTGACTGATGCCATGCGGGATAAAGTCATCCAGCATGATCCCAGCCTTCATGTAGCGGTGTCCCTCTTTCCAGATACGGTCCAGCGAGCGCATGGCCACTGCGATGATGTCCCGGGTATCCTGTGTGGCCAGCGCCAGTTTTTCGCCGGCGCTGTTTCCGTAGAAGATTTCATTCACCGCGTGGGGGAAGTGCGGATGAACACGCTGACGTGCCGGCAGAACTGCCGTTCACCACGTAGTTTCTCTGCCGCCCGGGTGGCATACTGGCACAGTGCCTGCTGCATGGACGTCTTCGTGGTGATGCGTTCCCCGAAGGAACGGCTGCAGACTATCTGCTGCTTTGATGGCGGTAATTCTTCCAGCGGAATGCAGGACTCACCATTCAGTTCGCGTACCGTTCTCTCGAGGACAACTGAAAAGTTTTTGCGGACAAACGACGGATGAGTGCGCGCCAGCTGCAGGGCCGTTTCGATACCCATCGTGTTCAGCTTTTTCCCGATACGGCGCCCGACGCCCCAGATCTCCTCCACTGGCTGACGGGCAAGCAGGGCTTCCGTTCTTTTCGGATTGCCCGGTGTCAGCGCCAGTACGCCCCGGAACTGTGGCCACTCTTTCGATGCCCATTGGGCACTTTTAGCAAGCGTTTTGGTTGGCCCCATGCCCACTCCGATCGTCAGACCAGTCGTGTTCAGTACATGTTCACGCAGGCGCTGGCCGAAGTGCTCAAAATCCTCACAGCCGTCAATGCCGGTCAGGTCCAGGAACATCTCGTCAATGCTGTACTGCTCCACTTTCGGCGTCATTTCTTCCAGGGCGGTCATCACTCTCACGGAGATCGAATGATACAGCCCGTAATTTGAACTGAAGGCGTACACTTTCTCAGGAAAATCAGTGTGTTTCATCTGGAACCACGGGACTCCCATTCGTATGGCCGATTTTTTTTGCGGCTGCGCTGCGGGCAATAACGCAGGAATCGTTGTTACTGAGCACTACTACAGGTTTACCCCGGAGGTCGGGACGAAAAAGAGCCTCGCAGCTGGCATAGAAGGAGTTAACGTCTGCCAAACCAAACATGGGCATGGTTACCTCCTGCGTGCACGCGTGCTGTTGAAAAACCAGGTGACGACGCCGAACAACTGCAGCGACTCCGGATAAATGGTCGCATAGTCCGGATTCATCGGCAGCAAGGCGAGGCGAGGCTGCAGTTGCAGGCGTTTGACCGTGAATTCACCGTTCACCTCGGCGATGACGATGTCGCCGTGCGAGGCCTCTTCGGCCCGGTCTACAATCATGATATCCCCATCAAACAGGCCCAGATCCTGCATGCTGCTGCCGCTGGCCCGCACGAAAAAAGTGGCGGCCGGGTGACGAATACAAAGCTCATTGAGATCCAGTTCGCTCTCAATATAGTCCTGGGCCGGGCTGGGAAAACCGGCAGGACAAAGATCGCTGAACAGTGGAATGGCAGATAACTTAGGGCTGGATGCCGGGGTAAGAATTTTTAACATGTAGACCTCAATAATGCTGTATATGCAAACAGTATTATTTCTTGGTTTTCACATGTTTCAAGCCCAATCTTTGCTTCGCTCTCTAATGAGTTGAAAAACCGCCATAAATAATTCGGAGTTAGTAACCGCAGGTAGTGGACTTTTTTTCCGGGGAGCGGGAAGGGGAGTCGGTGACGGCTGTGGTGCGGGCACAAGATATGATGTGCCGGTCAGCTGCGGTCGATACCAGATGTTGATTATCCACAGAAACGGGGGATAACAATGTGGGTAAGGGGCAGAATTATCTGAGTATCTAACGGGAAGGGTAATATGCAGGATAGAAGCAGGTTTGTACGGGCGAACGTCCTGCTCGCCGGATTTACTTTATGAGGTGCCACTACCTGGCCCATTCGCGCGGAATACAGAAGTGAAAATCGGAAAACTCTTCATAAATAATGTTCTGTAGCATCTTCACCCGTTCGAACAGAGTGCGTGAATC
The window above is part of the Pantoea cypripedii genome. Proteins encoded here:
- a CDS encoding site-specific integrase, giving the protein MTFTAVPAQHTPVSLPVSIDYPAALALRQMALVHDELPKYLLAPEVSALLHYVPDLHRRMLLATLWNTGARINEALALTRGDFSLAPPYPFVQLATLKQRAEKAARTAGRAPAGSQAHRLVPLSDSQYVSQLEMMVATLKIPLERKNRRTGRTEKARLWEITDRTARTWINEAVVAAAADGVRFSVPVTPHTFRHSYAMHMLYAGIPLKVLQSLMGHKSISSTEVYTKVFALDVAARHRVQFQMPGAEAVALLKGHL
- the sopA gene encoding plasmid-partitioning protein SopA, whose translation is MGLMDTLDQCIKAGHEMTRAIAIAQFNDDSPEARRITRRWRVGEAADLIGVSSQAIRDAEKAGRLPHPDMETRGRVEQRAGYTIEQINHMRDVFGTRLRRPKDALPPVVGVAAHKGGVYKTSVSVHLAQDLALKGLRVLLVEGNDPQGTASMYHGWVPDLHIHAQDTLLPFYLGEKDDASYAIKPTCWPGLDIIPSCLALHRIETELMGKFDEGKLPTEPHLMLRLAIETVAHDYDVIIIDSAPNLGIGTINVVCAADVLIVPTPAELFDYTSALQFFDMLRDLMKNVDLQGFEPDVRILLTKYSNNNGSQSPWMEEQIRDAWGSMVLKNVVRETDEVGKGQIRMRTVFEQAIDQRSSTGAWRNALSIWDAVCNEIFDRLIKPRWEIK
- a CDS encoding ParB/RepB/Spo0J family plasmid partition protein yields the protein MKRAPVIPKTSVKTTANVSEQATTGPAAPMVDSLITRVGAMTRGNSISLPVCGRDVKFILECISGDKVAELSKVWGGNERDQELLTEEALDDLIPSFLLSGQQTPAFGRKVSGHIEVADGSRRRMAAILTSSDYRVLVGDLDDEQMMALSRLGNDYRPTSAFERGKRYISRLENEFSGNISALSDAETISRKIITRCINTAKLPKSLMSIFAHPGELSARAGDSLYKSFSDKEQLLQESIENLRARKKMGAIFESEEIIEFLMSVLKDKSNTQSPQTSRHQYAPGATALYKGQKIILNLDKDKLPAKLIQKIEEILKGLEKNGE
- a CDS encoding DUF4113 domain-containing protein, which gives rise to MNEIFYGNSAGEKLALATQDTRDIIAVAMRSLDRIWKEGHRYMKAGIMLDDFIPHGISQLSLFSEERPRPDSAKLMRAIDGINQSGLGNIGFAGQGMNTGWQMKRNMLSPAYTTRWTDIPVARVY
- the umuD gene encoding translesion error-prone DNA polymerase V autoproteolytic subunit, which codes for MLKILTPASSPKLSAIPLFSDLCPAGFPSPAQDYIESELDLNELCIRHPAATFFVRASGSSMQDLGLFDGDIMIVDRAEEASHGDIVIAEVNGEFTVKRLQLQPRLALLPMNPDYATIYPESLQLFGVVTWFFNSTRARRR